The Synergistota bacterium genomic sequence AAGAAAAGCCTTAGAGCAAATAGTTTCAGCCCTTCCAAAATAAAAAAGGGGGCTTTAAAGCCCCCTTTAATTTTATTGTTTCTGCTTAAACCATTTATCTGTTAGTGCTTGAAGTTCTCCACTTTTTCTCATCTCTTCTATAACCTTATTTATCGCCTCAAGTAACTTTACGTCCTCCTTCCTTAAAGCTAACGCCTTTCCCGCTTCAGTTATAACCTGATCAAAGGCTATCTTAATTTTCCCCTTAAAATCTTTACTCTCGCAGAACTCTATAGCAACAGGTTTATCCATTAAGGTAGCGTCAGCCCTACCAAGAACCACTTCTCTGACACAATCATCAAACTTTTGGAATCTTTTCATAGTAACATTAGGAATAGCAGAACAGAAAGTGTCCTGAACAGTACCAAGTTGAACAGCTATAGTCTTACCCTTTAGGTCATTAAGGGTTTTTATAGAATTATCATTAGCTCTAACTACAAAAGAACTAAGGCTTATA encodes the following:
- a CDS encoding transporter substrate-binding domain-containing protein — translated: MKRYVLLVLIVLSLSFAGIGMVFGDAMKKDVLKVGTESTYPPFEFRDKNNNLVGFDIDLMEAIAKKIGKKLEWVDMPFDSLIPALLAGKIDIIAAGMSATAERAKKVAFSVPYYISLSSFVVRANDNSIKTLNDLKGKTIAVQLGTVQDTFCSAIPNVTMKRFQKFDDCVREVVLGRADATLMDKPVAIEFCESKDFKGKIKIAFDQVITEAGKALALRKEDVKLLEAINKVIEEMRKSGELQALTDKWFKQKQ